From the genome of Amia ocellicauda isolate fAmiCal2 chromosome 14, fAmiCal2.hap1, whole genome shotgun sequence, one region includes:
- the LOC136767880 gene encoding major histocompatibility complex class I-related gene protein-like produces MALDTSCYTTEMNSVKLLVLLWCIEAADAGSHSLCFLHTLNSQRTSFAEFTAVGMVNDLHVEYYDSDLKKIVSRQDWSVASDTQAEMDMRLAATVDSYHSIRTRIRNIMPRFNHTEGVHTYQRQACCELDDDGTTSVWVRDAYDGQDFMSYSSESHSWTAAVPQSITEKLHLEATKLGLIHFYRPACINILKKYLQYGKNSIMRKVYPRVRVIRKPSVAQGETHVTCLVTGFYPRTVEVTLLRDGHPVPGEKVTGGEVLPNGDGTYQLRKTLTVDQDEQWLHKYSCQVNHTSLDNKMVIDCELEPGPDLTIIIPVVVILLAVLVLLVAGVVLWWRRARNSIPDGQVDIRCKYTAASRQSASSSSSSVRE; encoded by the exons GCTCACACTCACTGTGCTTCTTGCACACGTTGAACAGCCAGCGGACCAGCTTCGCCGAGTTCACGGCTGTGGGGATGGTGAATGACTTACACGTGGAGTACTACGATAGCGACTTGAAGAAGATTGTGTCGCGCCAGGACTGGAGCGTGGCCTCGGACACCCAGGCAGAAATGGATATGAGACTGGCAGCCACAGTGGACAGCTACCACAGCATACGTACGAGGATTCGGAACATCATGCCGCGCTTCAACCACACAGAGG GAGTTCACACCTACCAGAGGCAGGCGTGCTGCGAGCTGGATGATGACGGGACAACGAGCGTCTGGGTCAGGGACGCCTATGATGGGCAGGACTTCATGAGCTACAGCAGCGAGAGCCACTCCTGGACTGCCGCCGTGCCACAGTCCATCACCGAAAAGCTGCACCTGGAAGCCACCAAACTGGGTCTGATCCACTTCTACAGACCAGCCTGCATCAACATCCTGAAGAAGTACCTGCAGTACGGCAAGAACAGCATCATGAGGAAAG TGTATCCCAGGGTGAGGGTGATCCGCAAGCCCTCAGTTGCCCAGGGAGAGACTCACGTCACCTGCCTAGTGACCGGCTTCTACCCCCGGACGGTGGAGGTGACCCTGCTCAGAGACGGGCATCCAGTGCCGGGAGAGAAGGTGACGGGTGGGGAGGTGCTGCCCAACGGAGACGGGACCTACCAGCTGAGAAAGACCCTGACTGTGGATCAGGACGAACAGTGGCTGCATAAATACTCCTGCCAGGTCAACCACACCAGCCTGGACAACAAGATGGTCATTGACTGTG AACTAGAGCCCGGCCCAGATCTTACCATCATCATCCCAGTTGTGGTGATTCTGCTTGCAGTTCTGGTCCTACTTGTTGCAGGGGTCGTGCTGTGGTGGAGACGAGCCC GTAACAGTATCCCTGATGGGCAAGTGGACATTCGATGCAAATACACTGCAG CTTCTCGACAGTCGGCGTCTTCCTCAAGCTCCTCCGTGCGAGAGTAA